GTTCCCGATCCCCTCGGTCAGTCCAGCAGCCGCGCGAAAGCTGCCTTGTTGTCGGCGCCGAAACCGACAAGCTCTGCCCGCCAACCGGTCAGGTCGTCGAACATAGAAATGCGCCCGCTTTCATAGCGGACAAGCCGTACGGGGGCATCCATCGGGGCGTCGATCTTGCCACGCTCCCGCTGAAGAACCCGCCAGATACCGGCGACAAACCCGCCCTTGTCGGCAGGGAACTCGTGAATCACATTTCCTTCGGTGTCATACACCGTGGCCGCCCCCGTCATGCTGCCCACAAGCACGACCTGCCGCTCTGCGGCGATCGGTTCGGCCAGATCCGGCATCGCCTCCAGCGGGCGGTCGGTGAACCGCGCATAGCCGGCAATCAGCAGCGCGACCAAGCAAAGGGCCAACATGCCCTTCAGCAGAAACGGGGGGATTTTCTCGTCATCCGGATGGACGGGAGGCTTGTTCGATTTTCTTGCGGCCATGTTCTACTCCGCAGCCACCGTGTCGTCGTCGGTGATGCGCGTCAGCTTGGGTTCGGCAACCCGCGTTTCCGCCGCTTCGGCAATCAGCCGCGCGACCTTGGCCGCGTCAGGGATGCAGCGGAACGCGGGTTCCGTACGGGCCATCCGCCACGGGCGGACATGCGGCCACGTCATGAGATAGGAGAACCGGGTGGTTCCCATCAGTTCGAATGCAATGGTGCCCGTCCCGGATTTGCGCAGGTCAAGCCCTGCATTGCCGATCCAGGTGTAGGGCAGGTTCAGCGTCATCGACAGCGCCGCACCGATGCGCAGCGCAACACGCCGGTTGGTGACGGTATATACCGTCGCCTTGGCCTGGACGAGGGCCGTGAGCATGAGAAGCCCACACACCACGGCCCCCAGGACCAGGAAGAACGAAGACGCGACCGCCGCCTGAGACAAGGACATCGTCTCGGTGGCGACGATCATGCGCCAGAGAAACAGCACGACGAAATATCCGGCCACCCAGTAAAGCGCGAGCGCCTCGCGGGCCAGTGCCCACCAGTCGGGTGCCCCCTGCCAGAGGATTTCCTCCCCCTCTGGCAGGTTTTCGGGCAGACCCTTGATAGGCTCAAAGTCGAAATCGTCGTGGGACATGCGTCCGGTCCGTTTCCTCAGAGTTGGAACTGCGCGTCAAGCCGCTCGTCGATGTCGGCGTAAAGCTTGCCGCCGGCGTAGTAGGCGCTGACCTTTTCCTCTTCCAGCTTGGTGACCTGGGTCGAGGATTTGATGGTCGGCACATTGGCGAAGTGCTTGCCGTAGATCGAGTGCACCATCACCTTTTTCTGGAAGAAGCCGATACGGGCCAGCGGCATCGGCAGCAGGCGGCGGCCGCCACCATGGGCGCCGTCGAGTTCCAGTTCCAGATAGCGCACGACGGCTTCCGGTTCGTCCACCCACATGTCGACGATCTTGCCGACGATTTCGCCATCGGCGGCCTCGACGGGCATGCCGCGCGGATCGCGACCGGCGCTGACCTTGAACGATTTCAGCGAGGCCAGCGGCACGATTTTCGGATGGCCCTGACCGGTCAGTTCCGGCTCATCCTCACGGGCACACCACGCGGCCGGGCCGACGCCGTCGATCATCGGATCGCCGGTGGGAACCAGCGGGTAGCCGTTGTTCGGGTTGGTTTTCTTGAGCGGCAGATTCGCGTTGCGCGGATCGGTCTTGCCGTTCGGCACGGTCAGTTCACCCTTGCCGTGGGGCAGGATGAAGGTTTTTTCCGCGGGAAGCGGGAACATGCCCTGGTTCGGCGCGGGATTGCCCGCCTCGTCTTCCAGGGGATAGCCTTCATGCATGTTCATGCGCTGGAGGTGGAATACCAGCCCAGCGAAGAACAGCCAGAACGACCAGATCGCCAAGGCGGCCAGATCGAAGTTTCCAAAGAATGCGTTGACCATTGGTTCGGTCCTCCAGGTCAGGTTGGGAAGTCGGCCAGCCCGATCTTGGCCGAGGAATCCCTGTTGGGATGGTTGCTGTCCTGTGGCCGCACGAGCGGCCCCAAGGCAATGAGTGTCACGAAGAGCAAGACGATCTCAATGTGGTAGACCGCCGCGTATCCGGTTGTCGCCGTTTCAAGCCCCTTGCCAAGCTGGCCCGACAGTGCGTAGTGATTCACCACGTCGCGCACGGACCCTCCGATCGCCACCGACAGGCCCGCCGCAGTGGCCTGCGCCGCGCCCCAGGCGCCCAGCGCCAGACCCCGGCCCGCCTTGCCCTCCGCTGGAAGCGACATCGCCGCGGTCAGGGTCGCAACGGCAAAAAGCCCGCCGCCAAACCCGATCAGCATCGCGCCCAGATAGAACATCGACGCGAACCCGAATGGCCCGGCCATGATCACCATGGAAAACGCCGC
The genomic region above belongs to Rhodovulum sp. P5 and contains:
- the puhA gene encoding photosynthetic reaction center subunit H — protein: MVNAFFGNFDLAALAIWSFWLFFAGLVFHLQRMNMHEGYPLEDEAGNPAPNQGMFPLPAEKTFILPHGKGELTVPNGKTDPRNANLPLKKTNPNNGYPLVPTGDPMIDGVGPAAWCAREDEPELTGQGHPKIVPLASLKSFKVSAGRDPRGMPVEAADGEIVGKIVDMWVDEPEAVVRYLELELDGAHGGGRRLLPMPLARIGFFQKKVMVHSIYGKHFANVPTIKSSTQVTKLEEEKVSAYYAGGKLYADIDERLDAQFQL
- the puhC gene encoding photosynthetic complex assembly protein PuhC gives rise to the protein MAARKSNKPPVHPDDEKIPPFLLKGMLALCLVALLIAGYARFTDRPLEAMPDLAEPIAAERQVVLVGSMTGAATVYDTEGNVIHEFPADKGGFVAGIWRVLQRERGKIDAPMDAPVRLVRYESGRISMFDDLTGWRAELVGFGADNKAAFARLLD
- the puhB gene encoding photosynthetic complex putative assembly protein PuhB; the encoded protein is MSHDDFDFEPIKGLPENLPEGEEILWQGAPDWWALAREALALYWVAGYFVVLFLWRMIVATETMSLSQAAVASSFFLVLGAVVCGLLMLTALVQAKATVYTVTNRRVALRIGAALSMTLNLPYTWIGNAGLDLRKSGTGTIAFELMGTTRFSYLMTWPHVRPWRMARTEPAFRCIPDAAKVARLIAEAAETRVAEPKLTRITDDDTVAAE